One Setaria italica strain Yugu1 chromosome II, Setaria_italica_v2.0, whole genome shotgun sequence DNA segment encodes these proteins:
- the LOC101763462 gene encoding eukaryotic translation initiation factor 6-2 has translation MATRIQFENNCEVGVFSKLTNAYCLVAIGGSENFYSAFEAELADSIPVVKTSIGGTRIIGRLCVGNKNGLLLPHTTTDQELQHLRNCLPDQVVVQRIDERLSALGNCIACNDHVALTHPDLDKETEEFIADVLGVEVFRQTIAGNILVGSYCAFSNRGGLVHPHTSIEDLDELSTLLQVPLVAGTVNRGSEVIAAGMTVNDWTAFCGSDTTATELSVIESVFKLREGQSTAIVDDMRKSLIDSYV, from the exons GTATTCAGTTTGAGAACAATTGTGAAGTTGGCGTTTTCTCCAAGCTAACAAATGCCTACTGTCTGGTAGCGATTGGAGGGTCAGAGAACTTCTACAG TGCATTTGAGGCTGAGCTTGCAGATTCCATTCCCGTGGTCAAGACCTCTATAGGTGGCACCAGAATAATCGGCCGTCTCTGTGTTG GAAACAAGAATGGACTTCTATTGCCACATACCACCACTGACCAAG AGCTTCAGCATCTGAGGAACTGCTTGCCTGATCAAGTGGTGGTACAGCGTATTGATGAGAGGTTATCAGCCCTTGGCAATTGCATAGCCTGCAATGACCATGTTGCTCTTACGCACCCTGACCTTGACAAG GAGACAGAGGAGTTTATTGCAGATGTGCTTGGAGTTGAGGTATTCAGGCAGACCATTGCTGGAAATATCCTTGTGGGGAGCTACTGTGCGTTCTCTAACAGGGGTGGCTTG GTTCATCCTCACACATCCATTGAAGACCTTGATGAGCTCTCCACTCTCCTGCAAGTCCCGCTCGTCGCTGGAACCGTGAACAGAGGCAGCGAGGTCATTGCTGCAGGCATGACTGTGAACGACTGGACTGCCTTCTGTGGCTCAGACACGACAGCCACCGAGCTCTCGGTCATCGAGAGTGTCTTCAAGCTGAGAGAAGGGCAGTCCACCGCGATCGTCGATGACATGAGGAAGTCTCTGATCGACAGTTATGTGTAA